Proteins co-encoded in one Candidatus Palauibacter polyketidifaciens genomic window:
- a CDS encoding DUF1761 domain-containing protein yields MQDVNWLAILVAGVVPLVVGFLWYGPIFGKQWLSLMETTAEEIQKDFNPVKTHGASFVLSLVTAYVLAQLLAVMGGSGAMIGVHVGLLVTIGFVLNVGYQGVAYEQRKPGIFFLSLGYNGVALIGQAVVLAVWP; encoded by the coding sequence GTGCAAGACGTCAATTGGCTCGCCATCCTGGTCGCCGGAGTCGTCCCCCTGGTCGTCGGCTTTCTGTGGTACGGCCCGATCTTCGGCAAGCAGTGGCTCTCCCTCATGGAGACCACCGCCGAGGAGATCCAGAAGGACTTCAATCCGGTGAAGACGCACGGGGCGAGTTTCGTCCTCTCGCTCGTCACCGCCTACGTCCTCGCGCAACTCCTCGCCGTCATGGGCGGCTCCGGCGCGATGATCGGAGTCCACGTGGGGCTGCTCGTCACGATCGGCTTCGTCCTCAACGTCGGATACCAGGGCGTGGCCTACGAGCAGCGAAAGCCGGGGATTTTCTTCCTGAGCCTCGGGTACAACGGCGTCGCCCTCATCGGACAGGCCGTCGTCCTCGCCGTCTGGCCCTGA